TGAATTTGTTGGATTATTAGCAGTCTTTACCCAAGAACTATAACTAATTAGAGCTAAAACTGAGATAACAAAAGCTAGAAAAACACTAGCAACAGCAACCCCGCCTATTAGCTTTTCAGAAAAATTAAAGCGTTTTGCCAGCATTCCATTAATTAGAAATCCTAGCAATGGCAATATCGGGATTAGCCAAATCAATTCCAACATAGATAAACCCTGTTTTTATAGCTTAAGAAGGTCTATTTCATCTACTGAAATAGTCTCTCGATTACGATAAAACGCAATAACAATACCTAGTCCAATAACGGCTTCAGCCGCAGCAATTACAATCACAAATAAAGTAAATATTTCGCCTAAATAAATATTACTTGCGTTTGGTGTTTGTAAAAACCAGTAGCGAGAAAAGGCAACTAAATTAATATTTACAGCATTAAGTATTAGTTCGATAGACATAAAGATTACAATTACATTTCGTCTAGTCAAAACTCCAGCAACGCCAATAGTAAAAAGCAGCACACTCAAAACTAAAAAATTATTGATATTAACATTAAAAAGACCCTGCGTAAGTCGTTCCGTTACGCTAGTTGGAACAACTTCTTGAGTTTGTAATAAGAAATTTATTAATAATGACATATCATTAATATTCAATAAGTTATGCTTGATAAGTTAAAGTAGAGCTTTAATAGCTAATCATAAATTTTTTCTTGTTTACGTTCTCTTCCTAGTCTTATAGCCCCAATAATTGCAACAAGCAGGACTAAAGAAGCAATTTCAAAAGGCAGCATATATTTTGTATAAAGTTCTTGCCCAATTTTAATTGTATTTTGTGAAATATTATGGCTACCAACAATATTGGGGCTGTTTTGCACTCTTTCTTGTTTTGCTTCGCTAGCTTGACCATAGCCAAAAAGATTAGCTTTTTGTGTTTGCAGCAAAATGCTAATCATTCCTAGGGCAAGTAAAAAAGTCATTAACCCACCTAATAAAAATTGATTGGTAAAAACTTTTTTGTCCTCTTCTTTTACATTTACTAGCATTATCACAAAAATAAAAAGTACCAAAACCCCACCAACATAAACTAAAATCTGCACTCCAGCAATAAATTCTGCATGTAAAAGAAGGTAAATTCCAGCAGTTGCAACCAAAGTTGAAATTAACAGCAATGCACTATGAACAGCATTGCGAGCAGTGATCATAAAGATAGCAAACAACACTGCTACTACGGCAAGTAAATAAAAAAGCACTGCTTCTATGCCTGTTAATTTCATAAAATCCTTAAAACTAGTAGTTTAGACCGTTGTAGAGTCTTTATTTACTCCTTTAACAGATCTATTTATTGGTAAGCTTTCGGCTTCACGTAAATTAAAATCCCTTGAGCGTTGATTAATTTGCCCTAAGATTATCCAAGTTACTGGTACTGTAACAACAAAAGCTGTAAGAATTAAAAATATATATCCTGCCGTTGTAATTGCTATAGCATTAAGTTGTGAACTAATAAAGCCTAGTTCTTGAGCAATCACAAAAATAATTGCAGTTAAAATAATATTAGCTAAACCGGCTGGAACCATCCATTTCCAACCAAGTTCCATTAACTGATCATAACGATAGCGTGGCAAACTCCAACGTAACCAGAAAAATACATAAAGTAAAGTTAAAGTTTTAGTAAAAAATACTAAAACAGAAATAATTACAAAAAGTGTGCTGCCAGGTGTTAACAAATAGCTTAGACCAGGCAAATACCAACCACCTAAAAACATTGTCACCCCAATAGCTGAAATTATTAGCATATTGGTGTATTCGGCAATAAAAAATATTGAAAATCGAAAACCGCTATATTCTGTATGAAAACCTGCTACAAGTTCTGATTCTGCTTCTGGTAAGTCAAAAGGTGCGCGATTGGTTTCAGCAATTCCACTAATTAGGTAGATCAAAAATCCTAAAGGTTGAAATAAAACAATCCAAATATGAAGTTGTTCTTGTGCAATTACAGTGTCTTGAAGTGCTAAAGTCTTAGTAAACATTAGACATCCGATTAAAGAAAGCCCCATCGCTACTTCATAGCTAACCATTTGTGCCGAAGAACGCAAAGCACCCAACAAAGCAAATTTACTGTTAGAAGCCCAACCACCCAGAATAATACCTAGTATTCCTAAGGAAGACACAGCTAAAATAAATAAAAGTCCAATATCAATATTGGAAATTGTTGCCCAGGCTGCCCCCCAAGGAATTACAGCTAAAACTATTAATGCAGCAACTAAAGAAATTATTGGAGCAATAGCAAAAACTGTTTTATCAGCATTAAGAGGAATAAGATCTTCTTTTATCAATAATTTAAGACCATCAGCAAGAGGTTGTAAAATCCCCTGTGGCCCAACACGATTAGGGCCGATTCTAACCTGAATCCAGGCACTAATTTTTCTTTCCGCTAAAGTTAGATAAGCAACCAGTGTAAGAACAACAAAAAATACAATAGCAATTTGTACTAGCGGCCATAAAAAATAATGTGTCACTAGCGGATCAATCCGATCTCGAATAATCGGCAGACTAGTAAACCAGGTTGGCGCGGCTTGTAACAGAAGTTGCATCATAATTTTTATCTATCAATCTCACCTAGCACAATATCTAAAGTACCAATAATAGCTACAACATCAGCATATAAATGACCTACAGCCATTTGTCTTAAAGCTTGTAAATTTATAAAAGAAGGTGGACGAATCCTTAATCTTGCTGGCTGAGTTGAGCCATCACTAACTAAATAAATTCCTAATTCGCCTTTTGGCCCTTCAACCGAATGATAATACTCTCCAATAGGTGGTTTAATTACTTTAGGCGTTTTTTCTGCCATTATTAAACCTTCAGGTAGTTTTTCTAGTGCCTGCAAAATAATTCGTCGAGATTGTCGCATCTCTTCCATTCTTACCAAATAACGATCATATGTGTCGCCATTCTCACCATAAGGGATGTCAAAATCTAGATCTGCATAGCACTCATAAGGATGTGCTTTGCGGATATCCCAATCAACACCAGAGGCACGAAGCACCGGCCCAGTTAACCCAATGTCTATTGCTGATTCTGCCGAAATAATTCCAACTCCAACCGTCCGACTTAGCCAAATCCTATTATTACTAAGCATTGTTTCATATTCGGCTAGCCGTTCTGGAAACGTTTTACAAAAGCTTTTTACTTGTTCAGCAAAGCCCTCATAAGCATCATAGCTCATTCCGCCAATACGAAAAGCATGACAAGTCAAACGTGCGCCAAAAAAATTTTCAAAAATCTTTAAGACTTCTTCTCGCTCACGAAACGCCCAAAGAAAAACTGTCACTGCTCCAATATCTAAAGCATGTGTTGCAAGCCAAAGTAAATGGCTAGAAAGTCTATTAAACTCTGTCAGTATAACTCTTAGGTACTGCGCTCTTTGTGGAATTTCTAAATTTAAGGCTTTTTCTACCGTTTCAACATAACAAAGCCCATTGGATACAGCCGCAATATAATCGGTACGGTCAAAATAAGGAGCAATCATTGAGTAGTTTCGATGCTCGCAAATTTTTTCTACTCCGCGATGTAAATAACCAATATCACAATCCAGGTCTGTAACCGTCTCGCCATCTAGTTTTAAGATAATTCTTAAAACTCCATGTGTAGCCGGATGTTGTGGCCCCATGCTTAAGACCATTTCGCTACTATCAATTTCTGGTCGTGTAATATCAGTTAGCTCATTCATAAGTTAACAATTTATTCAAATTTACCAGTAAAGTCGCCTTCTGTTGGAATATCTCTAATTTGTAAGTTGTCTGCTATCCATTCATTATCTCTATATTCTAATGGATATTCTTTTCTTAGCGGATGCCCTACCCAACCATTAGGCAGTAAAATCCTTCTTAAATCTGGATGCTCATCAAATCTAATACCAAATAAATCATAAACTTCCCGTTCTAGCCAATTAGCCGTCCCCCAAATATTACTTACTGTTTGAAGGGTTTCTTCATCTTTTAAGTCAACTTTAACACGCAATCGACGTTTTGCAGCAATTGAATAAAGCTGATAGACAATTTCAAAGGGATATTCTTCTCTATCTGTAAAATGAACTGCTGTAAGGTCAGTTAGCATATTAAAAGCTACTGTCTCATTATCACGTAAGTAAAATAGGATTTCTATTAATTTTGATTTTTCTACTTTTAAGACCTGTTGACTATTTATTTCATTTGCTGAGAGTAAAGCCTTGCCAAATTTCTTTTTTAATAAATCTATTAAATTATCATTGGTTATTTCTGTTACAGGCATTGCACTAGCGGCACGTCTAGGAAGTTTCTTAACAGATATTTCGCTAGGATGTTTATCTACTCCAACTTGGTCACTAGGTTTATTATTTTCTGTAGTCATGGATCAATCAATTAATAAAATATGTTTGAAAAATATATTGATTTTGATTAGTAAAATATTAAAGGTGATAAGTAAAATAACCGGCTAACATTATCATATTTATAGATCTATTTTCTATATGTTGCAGTAGGCTTAAACAACCAACACAATAAAATTGATCTTGCTGACCAACTCGTTTAATATTGCGCCTACTTCTAAAAAAACCAATAAAAACTAGGCAAAAAACTTAACTATGATAACTGGAGAAATAAAATCACAAGTTGACCGTCTTTGGGATGCTTTTTGGTCTGGAGGTATTTCTAACCCGCTAGAAGTAATTGAACAAATCACTTATTTATTGTTTATAAAGCGTTTAGACGACTTACACACTACAGAAGAAAAAAAGCTAATAGGTTAAAAATCCCTATTGAAAAGGCTGTATTTGCTCCAAATCAAGAGCATTTACGATGGAGCAAGTTTAAAAACCTTGAAGCTAAAGAAATGTACTCTATAGTTGAAAAGCAGGTTTTTCCATTTATTAAAGAGCTAAAAAGCGACCGTGAAGACTCCACCTATGCCCATCATATGAAGGATGCTCGTTTTACCATTCCTACAGCCGGATTATTGGCTAAAGTGGTTGATATGATTGATAAATTGCCTATGGAAGACCGAGACACCAAAGGCGATCTCTATGAGTATATGCTAGGGAAAATTGCTAGTGCTGGGCAAAATGGGCAATTTCGCACACCTCGCCATATTATCAAGATGATGGTTGAGCTAGTAGCACCACAGCCGCGCGACATTATTTGTGATCCTGCTTGTGGTACAGCAGGCTTTTTAGTAGCGGCTAGCGAGTATTTACGCACTTGTCACCCAGAAATTTTTACAACCGAAGAATTACGCCATCATTTTAACGAAAAGCTTTTTAATGGTTTTGATTTTGATAACACAATGTTAAGAATTGGTAGCATGAACATGCTGCTACACGGTGTAGATAATCCCAATATTCGCTATAAAGATTCGCTATCTGAAGATCATGCAGGCGACGAGGAAATTTATACATTAATTTTAGCTAATCCGCCTTTTGCAGGTTCGCTTGATTATGAAAAATGTGCTAAGGATTTATTACAAATAGTTAAGACTAAAAAGACAGAGTTGCTTTTTGTCGCATTATTTCTACGATTGTTAAAATCTGGAGGTAGGGCGGCTATAATCGTACCTGATGGGGTGTTATTTGGTTCGTCAAATGCTCATAAGGATTTAAGGCGAGCATTAGTTGAGGAGCAAAAGCTAGACGCAATTATTTCAATGCCTTCTGGAGTGTTCAAGCCTTACGCGGGAGTATCTACGGCAATAGTTATTTTTACTAAGACAAATTCTGGTGGTACGGATAAAGTTTGGTTCTACGATATGCAGGCGGACGGGTTTTCATTGGATGACAAGCGGGTAGAGTTAGACCAAGGTAAACATGAAACCAACAACATTCCAGATATTTTGGAGCGTTGGCGTAATTTAGAAGGTGAGCAGCAACGCCCACGCACAGCACAATCTTTTATGGTGGCAAAGTCTGACATCGCGGCTAATGGCTATGATTTAAGCGTGAATAGGTATAAGGAAACAGAACACGAAGAAGTTAGTTATGAGTCACCAGATGCAATTTTTAGAGAACTTGAAGAGTTAGAAAACCAAATCCAAACAGAATTAAAAGAATTAAAAACTATGATATTTCAATAATAAAATAAAATAAGTTAATTCCGATTAAAATTATAGACAAATTACCTAAATGGGAACTTCTAAATCAAGTAAAAGGAAATATTTTGGCATTGACACAAGATTCTGTAAATCAATAACCAAGATGGCAAACAGATTATTCCTAAAATTCTGGCAAAAGAGACCCCAAGCTAAACAAGTCGCCCAAAAACCAGGAGATTTTAGTTTTTACTGTCAGACCAAATGGCTGAACGCTGTTGTACAAGTTGCTAAAATCTTGATGGCGCAACAGATCAGCAGGATTTTGAATTTTACGTCCTAAAAAAGATCTTTAAGGATTACCTATATTTTATTTAATTCATAAAACTTTGGCAAAATAGCAATAAAGCAGCAGGAGCAATTTAAAAGCAGTAACAATGGATCAAATAAAAAACTCGAAATCCCCCTGCCCCCACTCCCCGAACAACAGCGCATCGCGGCCATTCTCGACAAAGCAGACGCGCTAAGGGAAAAGCGACGGTGGGCCATTGCCAAGCTGGACGAGTTGCAAAAGTCGGTGTTTTTGGAGATGTTTGGCGATCCGGTGAGCAATCCGAAGGGGTTTTTACAAAAATCCCTTGGAGAACTTATAAAGCTAAAAAGTGGAAGCTTTCTTCCAGAAAAAGATTTTGGAACAGATGGAATTTATCCTGTCTATGGCGGGAATGGTATAAGTGGCTATCATGATAAATACATGTTTGAACAACCAATGATTGTAATAGGGCGCGTTGGTTTTTATTGTGGCTCCATCCACATTACTCCAAAACACTGTTGGGTTACAGATAATGCTTTGTATATATCCGAAAAAGACACAAGATTAAAGCAAATTTACTTAGCTACTGTTTTAAAAGCAATAAAATTAAACGATTATGCAGGACGTTCTGCACAACCATTAATTTCAGCTAGTAGAATTTATCCTATCCTTATTTCTGTCCCTCCTAACGAACTACAAGAAGAATATTCAAGAAATGCACTAAAATTGAAAAAAGAAAACAACTTTTTTCAATTATCTCAAAAACAACTTGATTTTTTCTCTCCCTCCAACAACGGGCGTTTTCTGGGGAACTCTTCGCGCAACAGGCCAACGAGGAATTGGACAAGGTGGCAAATGAAGAAAAACCGGGGCAAATGAGTTTGTTTGATTTAATGGGTTAGGTTGGCGATGGGGTGTTGGTTTGATGAGATGGTGATTGGGTGACGATGGGGTTGTGTGGTGATTGGGTGGGACATTAACCGAGGTTTCCGAGGGTTTGCACCCTCGGCTCTGTATATGTCGCCACGTCGTGGCTCAAGAAGGGAACGAAAAACGAACGAACAACCACCATTTATTAAATTGTTGTCATAAAATTTAATTTAAATGTTGTCATAAAATAACAATTACGTTATATTTCCTAAGCCGCGTAGCGGCGGCATAAACAGAGCCGAGGGTGCAAACCCTCGGAAACCTCGGAAAACGAACCGTGATGAGGGTGCAAACCCTCGGAAACCTCGGAAAACGAACCCGTGATGAGGTGCAAACCCTCAAACCCTCGGAAAACGAACCATGATGAGGGTGCAAAATATTTCTAAACCGTGTATCGGCGACATAGTTTTTAATTATGGGACAAACTCTAACTAACCTAACCATACATATAGTTTTTAGCACAAAAAAACGCATCCCAATGATTAAACCTGAAATAAAAAACGATTTGATGGCTTATCTAGGCGGAGTGGTACAAGAGTATAAAGCTACACCTATAATAATTAATGGCATGTCCGACCATGTTCATATGTTAGTAGAAATCCCTGCTAATATCTCAGTTTCCGAACTTATGCGGTTTGTAAAATCTAATTCATCTCGTTGGTTAAATAAAACTTATGCTCCTACAGCAAAGTTTATTTGGCAAGATGGCTTTGGAGCTTTTAGCGTTAGTAAATCAGCTATAGAAACTGTTATTAATTACATCAAAAACCAAGAAATACACCACCAGAAAAAATCTTTTCAAGATGAATTTATTGCTTTTTTAGAAAAATACCAGATTGATTATGACTCTCGTTATATTTGGGATTAATAAATTCTATGTCTAACTTTCAATTTTTGCTTGGTGAATGGCCCGAACTACTCGAAGCAGCAAGTAAAACAGAATCATTTGTTTACAATGATGCTCGTAGCACATGTTTTTATGCTCGCCGTACACTAGAACTAGCCGTTGAATGGCTCTATCAACACGATTCTGGCTTAAAACGTCCTTATGATAATAATCTTAGCGCGTTAATCTATGAACCAACCTTTAAGCAAAATTTGACTAATGACTTGTTTTTAAAGGTCAGAACCATCAAGGAAATAGGCAATATAGCCGTACATAGCAATAAACCAATATCAGAAAAAGACGCTCTACGCGCAACAAAAGAGCTTTTTCACTTTCTCTATTGGCTAGCGAGAATGTACACCCTTAAAGACTCTAAACACTACCAAGGCATCAACTTTGATGAGAAAAAAATCCCTCGATATCAAGCTACAACTTCAATTCAAACTACTGAGCAACTACGCAAGTTAGAAGAACAACTTAAACAAAAAGATGAGAAATTAGCAGAGCAAAACAAGGCTATTTCTAGCACAGATGCCGAGATTACCAGGTTACGCCAAGAAATAGCAGAAGCTAAAAAACAAAATCAGC
This region of Blastocatellia bacterium genomic DNA includes:
- the nuoK gene encoding NADH-quinone oxidoreductase subunit NuoK, producing MSLLINFLLQTQEVVPTSVTERLTQGLFNVNINNFLVLSVLLFTIGVAGVLTRRNVIVIFMSIELILNAVNINLVAFSRYWFLQTPNASNIYLGEIFTLFVIVIAAAEAVIGLGIVIAFYRNRETISVDEIDLLKL
- a CDS encoding NADH-quinone oxidoreductase subunit J is translated as MKLTGIEAVLFYLLAVVAVLFAIFMITARNAVHSALLLISTLVATAGIYLLLHAEFIAGVQILVYVGGVLVLFIFVIMLVNVKEEDKKVFTNQFLLGGLMTFLLALGMISILLQTQKANLFGYGQASEAKQERVQNSPNIVGSHNISQNTIKIGQELYTKYMLPFEIASLVLLVAIIGAIRLGRERKQEKIYD
- the nuoH gene encoding NADH-quinone oxidoreductase subunit NuoH, which encodes MQLLLQAAPTWFTSLPIIRDRIDPLVTHYFLWPLVQIAIVFFVVLTLVAYLTLAERKISAWIQVRIGPNRVGPQGILQPLADGLKLLIKEDLIPLNADKTVFAIAPIISLVAALIVLAVIPWGAAWATISNIDIGLLFILAVSSLGILGIILGGWASNSKFALLGALRSSAQMVSYEVAMGLSLIGCLMFTKTLALQDTVIAQEQLHIWIVLFQPLGFLIYLISGIAETNRAPFDLPEAESELVAGFHTEYSGFRFSIFFIAEYTNMLIISAIGVTMFLGGWYLPGLSYLLTPGSTLFVIISVLVFFTKTLTLLYVFFWLRWSLPRYRYDQLMELGWKWMVPAGLANIILTAIIFVIAQELGFISSQLNAIAITTAGYIFLILTAFVVTVPVTWIILGQINQRSRDFNLREAESLPINRSVKGVNKDSTTV
- a CDS encoding NADH-quinone oxidoreductase subunit D, with amino-acid sequence MDSSEMVLSMGPQHPATHGVLRIILKLDGETVTDLDCDIGYLHRGVEKICEHRNYSMIAPYFDRTDYIAAVSNGLCYVETVEKALNLEIPQRAQYLRVILTEFNRLSSHLLWLATHALDIGAVTVFLWAFREREEVLKIFENFFGARLTCHAFRIGGMSYDAYEGFAEQVKSFCKTFPERLAEYETMLSNNRIWLSRTVGVGIISAESAIDIGLTGPVLRASGVDWDIRKAHPYECYADLDFDIPYGENGDTYDRYLVRMEEMRQSRRIILQALEKLPEGLIMAEKTPKVIKPPIGEYYHSVEGPKGELGIYLVSDGSTQPARLRIRPPSFINLQALRQMAVGHLYADVVAIIGTLDIVLGEIDR
- a CDS encoding NADH-quinone oxidoreductase subunit C — its product is MTTENNKPSDQVGVDKHPSEISVKKLPRRAASAMPVTEITNDNLIDLLKKKFGKALLSANEINSQQVLKVEKSKLIEILFYLRDNETVAFNMLTDLTAVHFTDREEYPFEIVYQLYSIAAKRRLRVKVDLKDEETLQTVSNIWGTANWLEREVYDLFGIRFDEHPDLRRILLPNGWVGHPLRKEYPLEYRDNEWIADNLQIRDIPTEGDFTGKFE
- a CDS encoding restriction endonuclease subunit S is translated as MFGDPVSNPKGFLQKSLGELIKLKSGSFLPEKDFGTDGIYPVYGGNGISGYHDKYMFEQPMIVIGRVGFYCGSIHITPKHCWVTDNALYISEKDTRLKQIYLATVLKAIKLNDYAGRSAQPLISASRIYPILISVPPNELQEEYSRNALKLKKENNFFQLSQKQLDFFSPSNNGRFLGNSSRNRPTRNWTRWQMKKNRGK
- the tnpA gene encoding IS200/IS605 family transposase, which gives rise to MGQTLTNLTIHIVFSTKKRIPMIKPEIKNDLMAYLGGVVQEYKATPIIINGMSDHVHMLVEIPANISVSELMRFVKSNSSRWLNKTYAPTAKFIWQDGFGAFSVSKSAIETVINYIKNQEIHHQKKSFQDEFIAFLEKYQIDYDSRYIWD